Proteins co-encoded in one Aspergillus luchuensis IFO 4308 DNA, chromosome 6, nearly complete sequence genomic window:
- a CDS encoding uncharacterized protein (COG:S;~EggNog:ENOG410PVKC;~InterPro:IPR036291,IPR001509;~PFAM:PF01370;~go_function: GO:0003824 - catalytic activity [Evidence IEA]), with protein MTTNHSHNILITGASGYLGGTLLSRWQTAQLPSHGTLYALVRTEQQSQAVQQYGATPLYMGLNDDQNIIQTIVDHEISIIYFLIDAASARTQVPMIQALGQVRERTGKPVHFLHTSGAKLFSSHAGHPTDRAFSDADPGLYEMQRTAKPSHPWLGPALEANNTVIATAEANGVRSYIFIPCVVYGPGEGFGNRISIQTVAIVKAALKAKRVYRVDSGRPVWPVAHIQDTVGLYLDLLRKMLLEETLDSGRQGYYLAASGTVAWDDLYSAMAQRLAERGVIEDATVGDANDAVLEEIGEALSRPKDFVPVELGGGCVLDAQHGRQFGWRPRYSPEHALTTAKDEVDWILEHLDRS; from the exons ATGACTACCAATCATTCCCACAACATCCTAATTACCGGAGCCTCTGGCTACCTGGGAGGAACTCTCCTTTCCCGCTGGCAAACAGCCCAACTGCCCTCCCACGGCACCCTGTATGCTCTCGTGCGAACCGAGCAACAGAGCCAAGCTGTGCAGCAATACGGCGCTACTCCATTATACATGGGCCTCAATGATGACCAGAACATTATCCAGACCATCGTCGACCATGAAATCTCCATCATTTATTTCCTCATCGACGCCGCCAGCGCCCGCACCCAAGTGCCCATGATCCAGGCATTGGGCCAAGTGCGCGAGCGCACTGGGAAACCCGTCCATTTCTTGCATACTTCTGGTGCTAAGCTATTCAGCAGTCATGCTGGACATCCGACCGATCGTGCATTCTCGGATGCTGATCCAGGACTGTATGAAATGCAGAGGACTGCGAAGCCGTCGCATCCGTGGCTTGGGCCG GCTTTGGAAGCTAATAACACCGTAATTGCTACGGCAGAAGCAAATGGAGTACGCAGTTACATCTTCATTCCGTGTGTGGTCTACGGACCAGGAGAAGGGTTCGGGAACCGCATCTCCATCCAGACGGTCGCGATTGTCAAGGCAGCCCTCAAGGCAAAGCGTGTGTATCGTGTGGATTCGGGACGGCCT GTCTGGCCCGTCGCTCATATCCAGGACACCGTCGGTCTGTATCTGGATCTGCTTCGGAAAATGCTCCTAGAGGAAACACTGGATTCGGGTCGACAAGGGTACTACTTGGCTGCGTCGGGCACTGTGGCTTGGGATGATTTGTATAGCGCTATGGCGCAAAGGCTGGCGGAACGAGGAGTAATTGAGGATGCGACGGTGGGGGATGCCAATGATGCTGTCCTAGAGGAGATAGGCGAGGCGCTAAGTCGTCCGAAGGACTTTGTGCCTGTAGAATTGGGCGGAGG ATGTGTGCTGGATGCGCAGCATGGTCGACAGTTTGGCTGGCGGCCGCGGTATAGCCCCGAGCATGCTCTCACCACGGCAAAGGACGAGGTAGATTGGATCTTGGAGCATCTAGACCGGAGTTAA
- a CDS encoding M20 family metallo-hydrolase (COG:E;~EggNog:ENOG410PHDU;~InterPro:IPR002933,IPR010158,IPR011650,IPR036264;~MEROPS:MER0026469;~PFAM:PF01546,PF07687;~go_function: GO:0016787 - hydrolase activity [Evidence IEA];~go_function: GO:0016813 - hydrolase activity, acting on carbon-nitrogen (but not peptide) bonds, in linear amidines [Evidence IEA]): MFGRTLTRQLSRPASRRWLSTASGSGLRINSDRLMETLHQTCEWGAAHRYGEGPTETGMARLCLTEDDAKVRRWLREEVEKLDCTVTVDQMGNMFARQRGSLGSPAPMTAMGSHLDTQPRGGRYDGILGVLAALEVLRTMKENGFRTNFDIGLVNWTNEEGARFPKSMCSSGVWAGEIPLEKTWGLTDIFNPAVTLRSELERHGFLGSVACSHDPATGYPLGAHFELHIEQGPILEEAGKSVGVVRGAQGYRWFTITVGGRDAHTGTTPLAARRDPVLAASKMIVASNAIAKRHGGLASTGVMKLPRSSSTNTVASEVTFTLDIRHPQDAVVHAVQDECLQAFAEIAQEDGKGVSLDWTLDTDSAAVKFDEHCITAIQDAATQLVGKDQWMQLTSGAGHDSVYTSRHCPTAMIFVPCKEGVSHHPEEYCSPSHCALGTQTLLEAVVNYDRMRGDLSKA, encoded by the exons ATGTTTGGCCGTACACTTACCCGCCAGTTGTCGCGCCCGGCCTCGCGCCGCTGGCTATCCACCGCGTCGGGTTCAGGGCTCCGTATCAACTCAGATCGCCTCATGGAGACTCTCCATCAAACATGTGAATGGGGAGCTGCCCATCGTTATGGCGA AGGACCGACAGAGACCGGCATGGCTCGACTCTGCCTGACCGAAGATGATGCCAAGGTGCGCCGTTGGCTGCGCGAAGAAGTTGAGAAACTGGATTGCACAGTTACGGTCGACCAGATGGGCAATATGTTTGCGAGACAGCGTGGATCCTTGGGATCACCCGCGCCCATGACAGCGATGGGCAGCCATCTTGACACTCAGCCTAGGGGGGGTCGCTATGACGGGATTCTGGGTGTCCTCGCGGCCCTGGAGGTCTTGCGCACTATGAAGGAGAATGGATTCCGAACCAACTTTGACATCGGATTGGTTAACTGGACCAA CGAGGAAGGTGCTCGGTTCCCCAAGTCCATGTGCTCCTCCGGTGTCTGGGCTGGGGAAATCCCCCTCGAGAAAACTTGGGGACTGACAGACATCTTTAACCCGGCCGTGACCCTGCGTTCAGAGTTGGAGCGCCACGGCTTCCTCGGTTCAGTGGCCTGCTCCCATGATCCAGCGACTGGATACCCTCTGGGCGCTCATTTCGAGCTCCACATCGAACAGGGACCTATACTCGAGGAGGCGGGCAAGTCTGTAGGTGTCGTACGTGGAGCGCAGGGATACCGGTGGTTCACCATCACGGTGGGTGGTCGTGATGCCCATACCGGCACGACCCCCCTGGCAGCACGCCGGGATCCCGTTCTTGCTGCATCAAAGATGATCGTGGCCTCCAACGCCATTGCCAAGCGACATGGCGGACTCGCCTCCACGGGCGTGATGAAGCTGCCGCGCAGTTCCTCCACCAACACGGTTGCCTCCGAAGTGACCTTCACCCTGGACATCCGCCATCCCCAGGACGCTGTAGTGCACGCGGTGCAGGACGAATGTCTGCAAGCGTTTGCTGAGATTGCGCAGGAGGACGGCAAGGGCGTCTCGCTGGACTGGACGCTGGACACGGATTCTGCGGCTGTCAAATTCGACGAGCACTGCATCACCGCTATCCAAGATGCAGCCACACAGCTGGTTGGAAAGGACCAGTGGATGCAACTGACTAGCGGAGCCGGTCATGATAGTGTTTATACTAGTCGGCATTGTCCCACGGCGATGATCTTTGTGCCATGCAAGGAGGGTGTCAGCCATCATCCTGAGGAGTATTGTAGCCCGTCTCATTG TGCTCTCGGTACTCAGACACTGCTGGAGGCTGTGGTCAACTATGATCGCATGAGAGGGGATCTTTCCAAGGCCTAG
- a CDS encoding uncharacterized protein (COG:E;~EggNog:ENOG410PHTK;~InterPro:IPR002933,IPR001926,IPR036052,IPR011650, IPR036264;~MEROPS:MER0003798;~PFAM:PF00291,PF01546,PF07687;~go_function: GO:0016787 - hydrolase activity [Evidence IEA]), with product MEWHHPVSGIDENSKRNLIIMSTFRRPIYVNPSSSTTTSAASPGALAFHQQFPGYAPSPLVPLPAVAEELGVRAVYLKQESNRFGLPSFKVLGASWAIYQAIRSFVQLPEGTPLGTLIERVRAQSAPITLLAATEGNHGRAVARIARQMSLQCHIYVPCTMHAYTQEKIRSEGAEVKVVDGDYDHAVETAATAANQMSQGILVQDTALEGYEEIPAWVVEGYATLLQEADAQLHALGLQNSLVVAPVGVGSFAEAVATYYKSRDTPATVVAVEPDTAPSLTHSLQQGHPSSVTTSPSIMAGMNCGTVSSAAWPLLRQLVDVSLTISDWESHCAVQDLAAQSIDSGPCGAASLAAIRRLKAEASPTSTFFSPDSVILLLSTEGSRPYEVPMDVSVDDPVALTQVLTRINSSNLTLSKTQGAGETAITNYLCAWFAHRAIEHHRIETAPGRPSVVGIIRGSGGGASVMLNGHVDTVSLTTYDGDALTGHLGVKDGKEAVFGRGTLDMKGGLAAGLSALLVAREQRLAGDVIVAAVADEEDASQGTQDVIAAGWRADAGIILEPTNMAIAHAHKGFVWVEVEILGRAAHGSQPADGVDAILNMGHLLQALREYQTQLPIDPVLGPGSLHCGVIQGGEEVSSYPASCTLTLEYRTVPVQTNEMILAELGAILKRLSDEHFDFQYREPRITLWRPSQHVPKDHPVVQQLVQLGTEVVGQPPRVQSAPFWCDAALLTEAGTPSVVFGPSGAGLHSREEWVEVDSMRELREILGQFIQQFCK from the coding sequence ATGGAATGGCACCATCCAGTCAGTGGGATAGATGAGAATTCAAAAAGAAATCTCATCATAATGTCCACTTTTCGCAGGCCGATCTACGTGAATCCCAGCTCGTCCACGACCACCTCGGCGGCCTCCCCGGGGGCGCTGGCCTTCCACCAACAATTCCCCGGCTATGCGCCGAGTCCGCTGGTGCCGCTGCCCGCTGTGGCTGAGGAACTAGGAGTGCGTGCTGTCTACCTCAAGCAGGAGAGCAACCGCTTCGGTTTACCCTCTTTTAAAGTCTTGGGGGCCTCCTGGGCCATCTACCAGGCCATCCGCTCGTTTGTACAGTTACCAGAGGGTACACCACTTGGCACCTTGATCGAGCGGGTGCGCGCACAGTCCGCGCCCATTACCCTGCTCGCGGCCACTGAGGGCAACCATGGCCGTGCTGTGGCCCGCATCGCCCGGCAGATGTCGCTCCAATGTCACATCTACGTCCCGTGCACAATGCACGCCTACACTCAGGAAAAGATCCGCTCCGAGGGAGCCGAAGTCAAAGTGGTGGACGGGGACTATGACCACGCCGTCGAGACCGCTGCCACGGCCGCCAACCAAATGTCCCAGGGCATCCTGGTGCAGGATACGGCGCTAGAAGGCTACGAAGAGATCCCGGcctgggtggtggagggctATGCCACCTTGCTCCAGGAAGCCGACGCCCAGCTCCACGCCCTGGGCCTGCAGAACAGCCTCGTCGTGGCCCCGGTGGGCGTGGGCTCCTTCGCGGAAGCTGTCGCCACATACTATAAGTCGCGCGACACGCCCGCCACCGTCGTAGCCGTGGAGCCGGATACAGCGCCTAGCCTGACGCACAGCTTGCAACAAGGCCATCCAAGCTCCGTCACGACTAGTCCCAGCATCATGGCCGGCATGAACTGCGGCACGGTATCGTCCGCCGCCTGGCCCCTGTTGCGGCAGCTAGTCGACGTTAGTCTCACCATTTCGGACTGGGAGAGCCACTGCGCCGTGCAAGACCTGGCTGCCCAATCCATCGACTCCGGTCCTTGTGGTGCTGCTTCCCTGGCTGCCATCCGCCGGCTGAAGGCGGAGGCTTCACCGACCTCgactttcttttccccagaTTCCgtcatcctgctcctcagCACGGAGGGCTCTCGCCCCTACGAGGTCCCAATGGATGTCTCCGTGGATGATCCGGTGGCACTGACACAGGTGCTCACGCGGATCAACTCCTCCAATCTCACGTTGTCCAAGACACAGGGCGCCGGAGAAACGGCCATCACCAACTACCTCTGTGCCTGGTTCGCCCATCGCGCCATCGAGCACCATCGCATCGAGACGGCGCCCGGACGACCTTCGGTGGTGGGCATCATCCGCGGCTCCGGCGGGGGAGCGTCCGTCATGTTGAACGGACACGTCGATACAGTCAGTCTGACCACCTATGATGGCGATGCGCTCACAGGCCATCTGGGGGTGAAAGATGGAAAGGAGGCCGTGTTTGGTCGCGGCACGTTGGATATGAAGGGTGGTCTGGCGGCCGGGCTCTCAGCCCTTCTCGTGGCCCGAGAGCAACGACTGGCTGGAGATGTGATAGTCGCAGCGGTagcagacgaggaagatgcttCGCAGGGCACCCAGGACGTGATTGCGGCAGGCTGGCGGGCTGATGCGGGGATCATCCTCGAGCCGACTAACATGGCCATCGCGCACGCGCACAAGGGCTTTGTGTGGGTAGAAGTGGAGATCTTGGGCCGAGCGGCCCACGGGTCCCAGCCAGCCGATGGAGTGGACGCCATCTTGAACATGGGGCACCTGCTCCAGGCATTGCGTGAGTATCAGACGCAACTGCCCATTGACCCGGTGCTAGGACCGGGGTCACTGCACTGTGGAGTCATCcagggcggagaagaagtctcCTCGTACCCTGCCAGCTGCACACTGACTCTGGAATACCGCACTGTGCCGGTGCAGACCAATGAGATGATCCTGGCTGAGCTGGGTGCCATCCTAAAGCGACTAAGTGACGAGCATTTCGACTTCCAGTATCGAGAGCCGCGCATCACGCTTTGGCGCCCCAGCCAGCATGTTCCCAAGGATCATCCGGTGGTGCAGCAATTGGTCCAGCTGGGCACCGAGGTTGTCGGACAACCTCCCCGGGTCCAAAGTGCTCCGTTCTGGTGTGATGCCGCATTACTCACTGAGGCAGGGACCCCAAGTGTGGTGTTTGGCCCATCGGGGGCAGGCTTGCACTCGCGCGAAGAAtgggtggaggtggacagTATGCGCGAGCTGCGGGAGATTCTGGGGCAGTTTATCCAGCAATTCTGTAAATAG
- a CDS encoding homeobox domain-containing protein (COG:K;~EggNog:ENOG410PUGU;~InterPro:IPR008422,IPR001356,IPR009057,IPR017970, IPR013087;~PFAM:PF00046,PF05920;~go_function: GO:0000981 - DNA-binding transcription factor activity, RNA polymerase II-specific [Evidence IEA];~go_function: GO:0003677 - DNA binding [Evidence IEA];~go_process: GO:0006355 - regulation of transcription, DNA-templated [Evidence IEA]), with protein sequence MANSSDAPPPSTDDDHWAQWLPSVYPDALPGVVDAEALSSMTPQLQDDWGSLEMLSSETLWSTQPDSTNNTTIIPPPDDFVNVSQWLAGAYRPPVPCMYCQQHRLQCLIIRTTQANPNPVTSCSSCVALFRECSLARGEKRHPAGFETVFPVFNHMHGVTEWTEEELFPAPHALPVSDTQNGQAQSSYDQERKEEDGQHRPRFSRKGAKVLRDWLYRNQHAPYPTDEQKAAFAQQTGLTEKQISTWFANARRRHRMAHRTSRPSQIFRSGSPMPTSRSPALTPMERWQRSPPDQEPVSESAIQQAIAAAGTDAAWDYPSTPGGASPGSRHFASSISSIDSEPSQASSGSFSSAWSHQSESFLPFPLSDGWPRSHSRRRRPRRQSAAGSPYQCTFCVDMFKKKHDWVRHEKSVHLSLESWICSVGSGALDLVGSEVLQCDFCGASPLTESHFSTHEFDVCADRPLSERSFRRKDHLIQHFRKFHHCTTVPALRVEACRVVTNDVQSRCGFCQQILSTWAARADHLAEHFKNGQRMADWSGDWGLDPLYQAMLRDAVLPADRSVYVEGGS encoded by the coding sequence ATGGCCAACTCCTCCGACGCTCCCCCGCCATCCACCGACGACGACCACTGGGCGCAATGGCTGCCCTCCGTCTACCCAGATGCCCTCCCGGGCGTGGTAGACGCGGAGGCTCTCTCATCTATGACTCCTCAGTTGCAGGATGACTGGGGCTCACTGGAGATGCTTTCCAGCGAAACCCTTTGGTCGACGCAGCCGGattccaccaacaacacaacGATCATCCCCCCGCCCGATGACTTTGTCAATGTCTCTCAGTGGCTCGCTGGCGCATATCGTCCCCCTGTCCCCTGCATGTACTGTCAACAGCACCGACTGCAGTGCCTCATCATTCGCACCACCCAGGCCAATCCGAACCCCGTCACATCCTGTTCCAGTTGCGTCGCCCTCTTCCGTGAATGCAGCCTCGCCCGCGGCGAGAAGCGCCATCCTGCCGGCTTCGAAACCGTCTTTCCCGTGTTCAATCATATGCATGGCGTCACCGAGTGgaccgaggaggagctgTTTCCTGCTCCACATGCATTACCGGTGTCGGATACACAGAATGGCCAGGCGCAATCGTCGTATgaccaggaaagaaaggaagaggacggaCAGCACAGGCCACGGTTTTCCCGAAAAGGTGCCAAAGTATTGCGGGATTGGCTTTATCGGAACCAGCATGCTCCGTATCCCACAGACGAACAGAAGGCAGCATTTGCCCAGCAGACCGGCCTCACCGAGAAGCAGATCTCCACCTGGTTTGCCAATGCCCGACGGCGCCATCGTATGGCCCACCGCACCTCCCGACCGAGTCAGATCTTCCGCAGCGGCTCCCCAATGCCCACTTCCCGATCGCCGGCCCTGACTCCAATGGAACGCTGGCAGCGATCACCACCAGACCAAGAACCCGTATCAGAGTCGGCTATTCAGCAAGCTATTGCCGCCGCCGGCACTGATGCCGCCTGGGATTACCCCAGCACCCCTGGCGGCGCGAGTCCCGGTTCTCGCCACTTCGCATCCTCCATTTCGAGTATCGACAGTGAACCGTCGCAGGCGTCGTCCGGGAGCTTCTCATCCGCCTGGAGTCATCAGTCCGAGAGCTTTCTGCCGTTCCCCCTGTCGGATGGGTGGCCGCGATCCCATTCCCGTCGCAGACGGCCCAGGCGCCAGTCGGCCGCGGGGAGCCCATATCAGTGTACTTTCTGTGTGGATATGTTCAAGAAAAAGCATGATTGGGTCCGTCACGAAAAGAGTGTACACCTGTCGTTGGAATCCTGGATATGTAGCGTGGGATCGGGCGCTCTAGATCTGGTTGGCTCGGAGGTATTACAATGCGATTTCTGCGGAGCCTCTCCACTTACCGAATCTCATTTCTCGACCCATGAGTTCGACGTGTGCGCGGATCGCCCGCTATCAGAACGTTCCTTCCGGCGTAAAGACCATTTGATCCAGCACTTTCGCAAGTTTCATCACTGTACCACGGTCCCTGCCTTACGTGTGGAGGCTTGTCGCGTCGTGACGAATGATGTGCAAAGCCGCTGTGGATTTTGTCAGCAAATCTTGTCGACGTGGGCAGCACGCGCGGATCATTTGGCAGAGCACTTCAAGAACGGACAGCGCATGGCGGACTGGTCGGGTGATTGGGGGCTGGACCCCTTGTACCAGGCCATGTTGCGGGATGCTGTCCTGCCCGCGGATCGGTCTGTATACGTTGAAGGGGGTTCTTGA